From the genome of Nodosilinea sp. FACHB-141, one region includes:
- a CDS encoding Ycf66 family protein — protein MGVHVLAIAVWLGSISLYGAAFFFPEVHRRHDFFWSGVGAFYGLVLWFSAVQTSPTELLGHLASVVLLGWFGWQTLTLRRKRTPLDLQTPVTRDSWATFGRQLKQWTVDLLRGTPLGRWLPQAEDSRVPGNPAIATSEIRASSLKDVDYEFVDELAPSSRRPSSPRAISSEPVGHISEPVVLEPAKSPPSPPVKAARSPQPRASQATPIAKNSQTSPKTPQAKTKQKPSPIGGRLAGLKAWVGDIVKAKTSPKPKRAVIEIPPRPSPLAKPKRPPAANPDPTAKGKSDVDSSSTVTIVDTEATESFDGFEEGDRRQDTRSESVPVPGIPQDTSSSRNSSSIPEPDAVKETSPYPRAREVSSIPEAEEEENWPSDL, from the coding sequence ATGGGGGTTCACGTTCTAGCGATCGCGGTTTGGTTGGGCAGCATCTCGCTGTATGGGGCCGCCTTCTTTTTCCCTGAGGTGCATCGTCGCCACGACTTTTTTTGGAGCGGGGTAGGGGCATTTTACGGCCTGGTGCTGTGGTTTAGCGCCGTTCAAACCTCGCCCACTGAGTTGCTCGGCCATTTGGCTAGCGTGGTGCTGTTAGGCTGGTTCGGTTGGCAAACTCTAACTCTGCGCCGCAAGCGCACGCCGCTAGATTTGCAGACGCCCGTTACCCGAGATTCCTGGGCGACCTTTGGGCGACAGCTGAAGCAGTGGACAGTCGATCTGCTGCGGGGCACTCCCCTGGGGCGCTGGCTGCCTCAGGCAGAGGACAGTAGAGTGCCGGGCAATCCGGCGATCGCTACCAGCGAAATTCGAGCGTCGTCCCTTAAGGATGTGGATTACGAATTTGTCGATGAGCTAGCGCCTAGCTCTCGTCGACCATCGTCCCCTAGGGCCATCTCGTCTGAACCTGTAGGCCACATTTCAGAACCCGTAGTTTTAGAGCCTGCCAAATCTCCGCCGTCACCACCGGTTAAAGCAGCGCGATCGCCGCAACCCCGCGCCTCGCAGGCTACGCCAATCGCTAAAAATTCTCAAACTTCCCCTAAAACTCCCCAGGCCAAGACCAAACAGAAGCCCTCTCCGATTGGGGGCAGGTTGGCCGGGTTAAAGGCATGGGTGGGAGACATTGTTAAAGCCAAAACCAGCCCTAAACCCAAACGAGCGGTAATCGAAATTCCGCCCCGGCCCTCGCCATTGGCCAAACCTAAGCGTCCACCTGCTGCTAACCCCGATCCCACTGCCAAAGGCAAATCAGACGTAGATTCATCCTCGACGGTGACTATCGTTGATACCGAGGCCACTGAGAGTTTTGACGGGTTTGAGGAAGGCGATCGCCGCCAGGATACTCGTTCCGAGTCGGTTCCCGTACCTGGGATACCACAGGATACAAGCTCGAGCCGCAACAGTTCGAGCATTCCAGAACCCGATGCCGTTAAAGAGACTAGCCCATACCCTCGAGCCCGCGAGGTCTCCAGCATTCCCGAAGCCGAGGAAGAGGAAAATTGGCCCAGCGACCTATAG
- a CDS encoding anti-sigma factor antagonist (This anti-anti-sigma factor, or anti-sigma factor antagonist, belongs to a family that includes characterized members SpoIIAA, RsbV, RsfA, and RsfB.), which yields MTSSIAPDQDPQVVAEQLSNEAIDTARVVSVPSTLTVVEAVEFEQQVKHHSLSQPTPETIIIDLSQTQFIDSSGLGALVICYRTCQTKGIAMVLRGVQEQVRMVLALTDLEQLFTFEPVAGEPETPVLKPEMRFVALTTHPSVASKGKRLLDIVGALVGLVLTAVLSVPIVIAIKLEDGGPIFFRQVRCSWMGKRFHIWKFRSMVTDAEALKAQVENEVEGPLFKNENDPRITKVGRFLRRTSLDELPQFWNVLRGDMSLVGTRPPTPDEIEQYKVPEWQRLDVKPGMTGEWQVNGRSTVKKFEDVIRMDLDYQKNWSLAYDIQLIVKTVLVLFSKKAGAS from the coding sequence ATGACCTCATCCATTGCCCCAGATCAGGATCCACAAGTAGTCGCAGAGCAGCTCTCTAATGAGGCGATAGACACCGCTCGGGTTGTTAGCGTGCCGTCTACTTTAACCGTTGTTGAGGCGGTCGAGTTTGAGCAACAGGTGAAGCACCACAGCCTAAGCCAACCAACCCCTGAAACTATCATTATTGACCTAAGCCAGACTCAGTTTATTGACAGTAGTGGCTTAGGGGCCCTAGTGATCTGCTATCGCACCTGCCAGACCAAGGGCATTGCCATGGTGCTGCGGGGAGTGCAAGAGCAGGTACGCATGGTGCTAGCCCTAACCGACCTCGAGCAGCTATTTACCTTTGAACCGGTTGCCGGTGAGCCCGAGACCCCTGTCCTCAAGCCCGAAATGAGATTTGTAGCGCTGACCACCCATCCCTCGGTGGCCTCGAAGGGCAAGCGCCTGCTGGATATCGTTGGAGCGTTAGTGGGTTTGGTGCTGACCGCAGTGTTGTCAGTGCCCATTGTGATTGCTATTAAGCTCGAAGATGGCGGCCCGATTTTCTTTAGACAAGTGCGCTGCTCGTGGATGGGCAAACGCTTCCACATTTGGAAGTTTCGCTCCATGGTGACCGATGCCGAAGCGCTCAAGGCCCAGGTCGAGAATGAAGTAGAAGGGCCGCTGTTTAAGAATGAAAACGACCCCCGCATTACTAAAGTGGGCCGTTTTCTGCGCCGCACCAGCCTCGATGAACTGCCTCAATTTTGGAACGTGCTGCGAGGCGATATGAGCTTGGTCGGCACCCGCCCGCCTACCCCCGACGAAATTGAGCAGTACAAAGTGCCTGAGTGGCAGCGCCTCGACGTAAAACCTGGCATGACCGGCGAGTGGCAGGTCAACGGCCGCTCTACGGTGAAAAAGTTTGAAGACGTGATTCGCATGGATCTCGATTACCAGAAGAACTGGAGCCTGGCCTACGACATCCAGCTAATCGTTAAGACAGTTTTGGTACTGTTTTCGAAGAAGGCTGGGGCATCGTAA
- a CDS encoding response regulator — MLADIRKLVQQTLPRSIDVYADVPDSLWPVWGDATQLHQVFMNLCVNARDAMPAGGTLHITAKNLTLDHDSAQRHFQAQPGPYVIVTVADTGTGMGPAVLNQIFDPFFTTKALGQGTGLGLSAVLGIVESHGGFIDVQSQVGQGSQFQVYLPATFEPNPAAVTLPNLLDGSQSTVLVVDDEPAVCAAVRTVLELHNYRVMVAHGGQDAIALLSEHVDTIHTVLMDLMMPTMDGFATIPLLKHINPDLRVVAMSGLNSVDAVAKAEQQGFQGFLPKPFTRQDLLQRMQPVD; from the coding sequence TTGCTGGCTGACATCCGCAAGCTAGTTCAGCAGACCCTGCCCAGATCCATCGATGTCTATGCCGACGTGCCAGATAGTCTGTGGCCGGTTTGGGGTGACGCTACCCAGCTGCACCAGGTGTTTATGAACCTCTGTGTCAACGCCCGCGACGCCATGCCAGCCGGCGGCACCCTGCATATCACTGCCAAGAACCTGACCCTAGACCATGACTCAGCCCAGCGGCATTTTCAGGCCCAGCCTGGCCCTTACGTTATAGTTACCGTTGCCGATACCGGCACTGGCATGGGACCAGCGGTGCTCAATCAAATTTTTGACCCCTTTTTCACCACCAAAGCCCTAGGCCAGGGTACGGGGCTGGGGCTATCGGCGGTGCTGGGCATTGTCGAAAGTCACGGTGGCTTTATCGACGTGCAAAGCCAGGTGGGCCAGGGTAGCCAGTTTCAGGTCTATCTGCCGGCCACCTTTGAGCCCAATCCTGCCGCTGTTACCCTCCCCAACCTGCTTGATGGTAGCCAGTCAACGGTGCTGGTAGTAGACGACGAACCCGCGGTCTGTGCCGCGGTGCGCACGGTGTTAGAACTGCACAACTATCGGGTGATGGTGGCCCACGGCGGGCAGGACGCAATCGCCCTGCTGAGCGAGCACGTGGATACCATCCACACCGTACTGATGGATCTAATGATGCCGACGATGGATGGTTTCGCAACGATTCCGCTGCTGAAGCATATCAATCCAGACCTGCGGGTGGTTGCCATGAGCGGCCTCAACTCCGTCGATGCCGTCGCCAAAGCCGAACAGCAGGGGTTCCAGGGCTTCTTACCAAAGCCCTTCACCCGCCAGGATTTGCTCCAGCGCATGCAGCCTGTAGATTGA
- a CDS encoding response regulator translates to MARNSDATLEYPLNPAAVRVLLIEDDLAEARFLQEVLKGSPRSRFQLSHAKCLGEAIAWLRQDGFDVALLDLTLPDSSGLDSLDVLLQEAPSLPVVVLTNTNDDALAVAAVRHGAQDYLMKRSLQQEVLVRSLFYAIERQRAEDALRNANEILEDRVQARTAELEAANRNLRQEIEQRQRIQERLTLAQNAASIGTFEWCVDAPDRDPSNPVADVPWPIADMMASFSDSWPWPIHPDDTERVTQELRRALQQGQGLKTEFRILVGDRVHWLTINSSLICDVETHSERLLGIHMDITDKKQLEAQFLRSQRLESLGTLAGGIAHDLNNILTPILLVVQLLPLKLKNMDSWILGKLDILEASAQRGPTWSSKFSLSHEGLRASALPSRFTICWLTSAS, encoded by the coding sequence TTGGCTAGAAACAGCGACGCTACCCTCGAGTACCCCCTAAACCCGGCGGCGGTGCGAGTTCTGCTAATTGAGGATGATCTGGCCGAGGCCCGGTTTTTGCAGGAGGTGCTGAAAGGGTCACCCCGCAGTCGTTTTCAGCTCAGCCACGCCAAGTGTCTGGGGGAAGCGATCGCCTGGCTAAGGCAAGACGGCTTTGATGTGGCCCTGCTCGATCTCACCCTGCCCGACAGTAGCGGCCTCGACTCATTGGATGTGCTGCTACAAGAAGCCCCAAGCCTGCCGGTGGTAGTGCTGACCAACACCAACGATGACGCTCTGGCGGTGGCCGCCGTGCGCCACGGTGCCCAAGACTATTTGATGAAGCGATCGCTCCAGCAGGAGGTGCTGGTGCGATCGCTGTTCTATGCGATCGAGCGGCAGCGGGCTGAAGACGCCCTGCGCAATGCCAACGAGATTTTGGAAGACCGCGTGCAGGCCCGCACCGCCGAGCTAGAGGCGGCCAACCGAAACCTGCGCCAGGAGATTGAGCAGCGCCAGCGCATTCAAGAACGCCTCACCCTGGCTCAAAACGCCGCCAGCATTGGCACCTTCGAGTGGTGCGTCGACGCACCCGATCGCGACCCCTCAAACCCGGTCGCAGATGTACCCTGGCCCATAGCCGATATGATGGCCAGCTTTAGCGACAGCTGGCCCTGGCCCATTCACCCCGATGACACCGAGCGGGTCACTCAGGAGCTAAGGCGGGCGCTGCAGCAGGGGCAGGGGCTCAAAACCGAGTTTCGCATTTTGGTCGGCGATCGAGTGCACTGGCTGACGATCAACAGCAGCCTGATTTGCGATGTGGAGACCCACAGCGAACGCCTGCTAGGCATTCATATGGACATCACCGACAAAAAACAGCTAGAGGCTCAGTTCCTGCGATCGCAGCGGCTCGAAAGTCTGGGTACTCTGGCCGGTGGCATTGCCCACGACCTTAACAACATTCTGACGCCGATTTTGCTGGTGGTGCAGCTCTTGCCGCTGAAGCTCAAGAACATGGATTCCTGGATTCTGGGGAAGCTTGATATTTTAGAGGCCAGCGCCCAGCGGGGGCCGACTTGGTCAAGCAAATTCTCGCTTTCACACGAGGGGTTGAGGGCAAGCGCTTTGCCCTCCAGGTTCACCATTTGCTGGCTGACATCCGCAAGCTAG
- a CDS encoding response regulator: protein MATDARPKTIFLVEDNRGDIRLIQEALKSTAAPCEIVIARDGMEAMAYLHRQGEFAEATTPDLILLDLNLPKKDGREVLADIKASDALKHIPIIVLTTSRNEEDICKSYDLHVNCYISKSRNLTQLFKIVQGIEAFWLETATLPSSTP from the coding sequence ATGGCAACGGACGCAAGGCCAAAAACTATCTTTTTAGTCGAGGATAATCGCGGCGACATTCGCCTGATTCAGGAGGCCCTCAAGAGCACCGCCGCCCCGTGCGAGATTGTGATCGCCCGGGACGGCATGGAGGCGATGGCTTACCTGCACCGTCAGGGGGAGTTTGCTGAGGCCACTACCCCTGACCTGATTTTGCTCGATCTCAACTTGCCCAAGAAAGACGGGCGGGAGGTGCTGGCCGACATCAAGGCCAGCGACGCCCTCAAGCACATTCCGATTATTGTGTTGACCACCTCGCGGAACGAGGAGGACATTTGCAAGAGCTACGACTTGCACGTCAACTGCTACATCTCAAAATCGCGCAACTTGACCCAGTTGTTCAAAATTGTGCAAGGAATTGAGGCATTTTGGCTAGAAACAGCGACGCTACCCTCGAGTACCCCCTAA
- the ileS gene encoding isoleucine--tRNA ligase — protein MTDPKSYKDTVLLPQTSFDMRANATQREPEIQAFWAENQVYETLSTSNPGEIFVLHDGPPYANGDLHIGHALNKILKDTINKYQLLNGRKARYIPGWDCHGLPIELKVLQAMDPEARANLTPIKLRYKAKAFALKAIDRQRDSFKRYGVWGDWDHPYLTLTPEYEAAQIEVFGQMYLKGYIYRGLKSVHWSPTSQTALAEAELEYPEGHTSPSIYAAFPMVSASPDAKAALEPYLGELGVAIWTTTPWTIPANLGVAVNGELTYAVVEVASGKPFKYLIIAKDLCDRMAQVLGSELTLKAEIKGAALEYSTYRHPLFDRTSPILIGGDYVTTESGTGLVHTAPGHGDEDFKVGQRYGLPVLCPVDEKGDMTEEAGPFAGLNVLTNANPAVIEALEKAGSLLKHEPYVHKYPYDWRTKQPTIYRATEQWFASVEGFRDEALKAIQSVQWIPATGENRITAMVGDRSDWCISRQRTWGMPIPVFYDEATGEPLLNETTLAHIKAIFAEKGSDAWWELTEAELLPEQYRNNGHTYRKGTDTMDVWFDSGSSWAAVAQQRGELEYPVDMYLEGSDQHRGWFQSSLLTSVAVNGCAPYRTVLTHGFALDEQGRKMSKSIGNVVDPAIVINGGKNQKQDPPYGADVLRLWVSSVDYSSDVPLGGNILKQMSDVYRKIRNTARFLLGNLHDFDPAKDAVPYDQLPELDRYMLHRMTEVFTDITDAFETYQFFRFFQTVQNFCAVDLSNFYLDAAKDRLYISAADSFRRRSCQTVLAIAIENLARSIAPVLSHMAEDIWQNLPYPTVHKSVFQAGWVQMDDQWQQPDLASLWSQIRTVRQDVNRVLEQARTAKDIGSSLEAKALLYVADPELRAKLAAMNPTDAVAPASNHVDELRYLFLVSQVEVLDTPEALASVKCSSESDSLGIGVVDAEGEKCDRCWNYSIHVGESSDDPTICDRCVEALAGSF, from the coding sequence GTGACAGACCCTAAAAGCTACAAAGACACCGTTCTGCTCCCCCAGACCAGTTTTGATATGCGGGCCAACGCCACCCAGCGCGAGCCTGAGATTCAAGCGTTTTGGGCCGAAAACCAGGTCTACGAAACTCTGTCGACCAGCAACCCCGGCGAGATTTTTGTGCTGCACGACGGGCCGCCCTACGCCAACGGCGATCTGCACATTGGCCACGCCCTCAATAAAATTCTCAAAGACACAATCAACAAATACCAGCTGCTCAATGGCCGCAAGGCGCGCTACATCCCAGGCTGGGACTGCCACGGCCTGCCGATTGAGCTGAAGGTGCTCCAAGCTATGGACCCGGAGGCGCGGGCCAACCTGACGCCGATCAAGCTGCGCTATAAAGCCAAAGCTTTTGCCCTTAAAGCGATCGATCGCCAGCGAGATAGCTTCAAGCGCTATGGCGTCTGGGGCGACTGGGATCACCCCTACCTGACCCTCACACCGGAGTACGAAGCGGCTCAAATTGAGGTGTTTGGGCAGATGTACCTAAAGGGCTACATTTACCGTGGCCTCAAGTCTGTTCACTGGAGTCCGACCTCCCAGACGGCCCTGGCAGAAGCCGAGCTGGAATATCCCGAAGGTCACACCTCCCCCAGTATCTACGCAGCATTTCCTATGGTGAGTGCGTCCCCCGACGCCAAGGCGGCATTGGAGCCGTACCTGGGCGAGCTGGGCGTAGCGATCTGGACGACGACTCCCTGGACAATTCCGGCCAACTTGGGGGTAGCGGTGAATGGGGAGCTGACCTACGCCGTAGTTGAGGTAGCGTCTGGGAAGCCGTTTAAGTACTTGATTATCGCCAAGGATCTGTGCGATCGCATGGCCCAGGTGCTCGGCTCCGAGCTCACCCTCAAGGCCGAAATCAAAGGCGCGGCCCTAGAGTACTCCACCTACCGCCACCCGCTGTTCGATCGCACCAGCCCCATTCTGATTGGCGGCGACTATGTCACCACCGAGTCGGGCACGGGCCTGGTGCACACCGCTCCTGGCCACGGCGACGAAGACTTCAAGGTGGGTCAGCGCTACGGCCTGCCCGTGCTTTGCCCCGTGGATGAAAAGGGCGACATGACCGAGGAAGCCGGTCCTTTCGCGGGGCTCAACGTGCTCACCAACGCCAACCCAGCGGTGATTGAAGCCCTGGAGAAAGCGGGTTCTTTGCTCAAGCACGAGCCCTACGTCCACAAGTATCCCTACGATTGGCGCACCAAGCAGCCCACAATTTATCGCGCCACCGAGCAGTGGTTTGCTTCCGTCGAGGGCTTCCGCGACGAGGCGTTAAAGGCGATCCAGTCGGTACAGTGGATTCCGGCCACGGGCGAAAACCGGATTACGGCCATGGTGGGCGATCGCTCCGACTGGTGCATCTCGCGCCAGCGCACCTGGGGTATGCCCATTCCCGTGTTCTACGACGAAGCCACGGGCGAACCCCTGCTCAACGAGACAACCTTGGCCCACATCAAGGCGATCTTTGCCGAAAAAGGCTCCGATGCCTGGTGGGAGCTGACCGAAGCGGAACTCTTGCCAGAACAGTACCGCAATAACGGGCACACCTACCGCAAGGGCACCGACACCATGGATGTGTGGTTCGACTCGGGCTCTTCCTGGGCAGCGGTGGCCCAGCAGCGCGGCGAGTTGGAATACCCAGTGGATATGTACCTGGAGGGTTCTGACCAGCACCGGGGCTGGTTCCAATCGAGCCTGCTGACTAGCGTGGCGGTGAACGGCTGCGCCCCCTACAGAACGGTGCTCACCCACGGCTTTGCCCTCGACGAGCAGGGCCGCAAGATGAGCAAATCCATCGGCAACGTGGTGGATCCGGCAATTGTGATCAACGGCGGCAAAAACCAGAAACAGGACCCGCCCTATGGGGCCGACGTGCTGCGCCTGTGGGTGTCGTCGGTCGACTATTCCTCTGACGTGCCCCTGGGAGGCAACATCCTCAAGCAGATGTCGGATGTGTACCGCAAGATTCGCAACACAGCCCGGTTTTTGCTGGGCAACCTGCACGACTTTGACCCAGCGAAGGACGCCGTGCCCTACGACCAGCTGCCCGAGCTCGATCGCTACATGCTGCACCGCATGACCGAGGTGTTTACCGACATCACCGACGCTTTCGAGACCTACCAGTTCTTCCGGTTCTTCCAAACCGTGCAGAATTTCTGCGCGGTCGATCTGTCGAACTTTTACCTGGATGCTGCCAAGGATCGGCTGTACATCAGTGCGGCAGATTCCTTCCGGCGGCGCAGCTGTCAGACGGTGCTGGCGATCGCGATCGAAAACCTGGCCCGCTCCATTGCCCCGGTGCTCTCCCACATGGCCGAAGACATTTGGCAAAACTTGCCCTACCCCACCGTCCACAAATCGGTGTTTCAAGCGGGTTGGGTGCAAATGGACGACCAATGGCAGCAGCCGGATCTGGCCAGTCTGTGGAGCCAGATTCGCACCGTGCGCCAGGACGTGAACCGAGTGCTAGAGCAGGCCCGTACAGCCAAGGATATTGGCTCATCCTTGGAAGCTAAAGCGCTGCTATATGTAGCCGATCCAGAACTGCGGGCGAAGCTGGCAGCGATGAATCCTACGGATGCAGTTGCCCCCGCCTCCAACCACGTGGACGAACTGCGCTACCTGTTCCTGGTTTCCCAGGTGGAGGTGCTGGATACTCCTGAAGCCCTAGCGAGCGTTAAGTGCAGTAGCGAGTCTGATTCCCTGGGCATTGGTGTAGTGGATGCCGAGGGTGAGAAGTGCGATCGCTGCTGGAACTACTCCATCCACGTGGGCGAGAGCAGCGATGACCCGACGATCTGCGATCGCTGCGTTGAAGCTCTAGCGGGCTCCTTTTAG